The DNA window gtttatatttatatttgttgtTTCAACTTTTTATCGATCTTGAAGAGTAAACACAGACAAGAACACATAATTCATATTGGTTGGGTAAAtgtgcctctcatctctttgaGAGATTTCACTGGAAATCAAGAAAACCtcttttgtttcaaattttaGATCTTATTCTCTTTCACATCCCGCTCACACCACTCAAAGTATTTCCCTTGTAAGTCTCGTTCTGTTTTTAAAACCCTGAAGTCCTAAAATTCCATATTACAAATTGCCGCTTTAGCATACTCGTATGTTACAGTATTGAATCTCGCTACACTAAGTAACCAGTGATCGCATCTTAAAGATTAAGTCAAACACGAGAATGCAAGCCAATTTCACAAAAATATTTATGTTAGTATTCAAATATAACATCGTAACTTCGAAATGTCTGCTTTCATTTCATGCAACTGGTGCATGAaagtattttttattcttttaatttCGAATATCAATGTCCCAACCACATGAATTTATGACTTTTTtacttcaaaatttcaaatcgTCTTGAATCGTAAAAAAATCTCATGCATGCACCTCAGTATGGTAGCATATAGAAGCCATCAGTCAGACTTGCAATTGGACCCGGAGCAATATAATTAGGTTTACGTAAACAATGATATACAATGTACGTACAAGGACATATTAAAGGTTAATTTATCCAAATTAATTGAATTCAAATTGAATCGATgactatatatattttttttctggtCAGAATTGTTGACTTCTTTAGCTACCGTCTTTGATCATAAACTTGAGGCCCAATCTCTTGTTACAATACGTCATCAGAACCAACGCTTCTCAAATTAATAAGTAATCGGGGGTGTTTGATtaaagagagttttaacgaagcacttttttactatttatttgaatgaaaaatgatatttttattttaaaaagtcACTATTGATATTATTCATTTATAACacctttttgtcattttgattaaaactaaaaaattttaagtcattttcgttagttttcctttgattaAATACCCCAATTTTCTAATGGAAGCAAGGAAGGCGCTTTGAAGTAAAAAATATCAAAGTAGAAGACGGATTTGCATGACACGCGTGTAATGTCATGGTGATATTCATTgttaataaattaaagataaGTGTAAATTTTTATTCAGTGTCTtgttttaaaaatccaaaacacaTACTCGTATCATGTAAGTTTGTTTTCTCATAATAAACACCAAAACCGAAATACGAGCTTATCGGTTCTCTTCCTTTGTTACAACTTGCAACATTTGGTAACTACATTACCGCATGGcattttaatttcaaatattGTAAGGACTAAAAGTTCAAAACCCTAGAATACAGTCTGTATGGCATGGTTTTGTCTGTTCCCTCTAGGCATAAAAAACAGACCAATTTCCAGAAAATAGAAACTTGCTTGACTCTGGTACTGATAGAATCTAAATCTTATTACCTTTCTTTTAGGAAATCTCAATCTTATTACTTAAGTCAAGAAATCTTCTTTGGTTTAATTTAACTAAATTTGCTGTCCTTTTTGTACGCAAAAACCATTAGTATTGCCTAAATTGGAATCAAAATCTTGTTACTTAAATCAGAAGATCTTATGCAGTTGTGTGTTTAACTTTAATTTATTAAACTTTAATCTTCATTTTCTCCCATTTAGTAGGCATCCAATCAATCCTAACTACTAGTTAATCATACGCCAGCGCAGGGAAACCCCACTGGTCCCTCGTGGACCTCGTGGTATCTCATCTGCCAGCTGAAACTATAAACAAATTCCCCAATTTTTCCCCAGCTCTGGTTCATCTTCAATGCGAGCTCTCTTCTTTCAGCAAGCACATTCTTCCCTTAAAGTTCACAAGGCAGAAAATTGTAACATAATAATGTAATTGATATTAAGAGTATAGTAGATATGCAGGTGCACCTTCACCTAACGAGTACTATTAGTTGTTTGACATTGTTGACTAAATGTGTTAATGCACCTAATATTCAAAATCTATTGACATTAGAACAAAAGATAGTCAAAGACTAACAGTAGTTTGTCTTGCATCACAAAATTAACAAGGGAAATATAAGACccgcaaatattttttttggcaTGCACCCTCCTGTTTATTATTCGTATTGTGAGATGTGTATACGAAGAAAAAATCACTTCCCATAAGAATATCTCTTGTATATCAAACTATACATATTTACCCTTATCTATATTGAGTCTAGAATATTGGACATCCGAAATTTTATGGCGTCTCTCACATCTTGTAATGTGAATTCATTTTTGAAGGTTTTTTCTTATTGGCCTTTATATGCAttcaaattaaacaaatatctgaattgaatgaagattcaaaccTGAAATTCTTTCAACATTAAGAAGAAAACTATCACTAGTGACCTAAAAAACTTGGCTATGTACATGAAAAGATACAGAAAATTACTTCATGAATATAGTATACGCATTGGGCCACTCATCAAGAAAAGTCCTTTATAATTGGCAGCTTAACTAGCTAGTAACCAGTAGTTGTAATATTTTATCTGCTGAGATTAATGCTTTCTTCGTTCATACAGATCTGCCGCCATGCTTCCCAAATTAGGCCATCTACTCAAGGATTATTGACCACAATTTAGCtttaaaattgacaaaatcagtctccaaccaaaaggtTAAAGGGAATCGGACTAATGAATCATGCTAAATTTGGCTCCAGGATAGGCAACATGTAAACCCAAGATATGCTAAGTTTGACCctaaaaagtaataaaatatgaAGAGAAATAACATATAGACCTGCATGGTTGACGAtaaaaaattaactttaaagtaatttttaaaatattaaattttagagAGTTAAAATACAACCAAAAATTACGTTTAGCCTTCATGAATGAAAATGACCTGAAAGGCAAGGCCAAGGAATAGAGGTACAAAAGATGAGATACATATGTATCTAAGTTATCTTGATAGGACAAGCAGCCCTCTCTGGAACCCACTCACCTAACGCATGTGTATGTCTGTATGTCTCAACTGCGCCTATAAAACCCTTTCTTTCTTCACTCAACACCACATTCATCCTTGTTATAACTTAAAGCGCCCGCCCGCCCCCCGCGGGcgccctttctctctctatctgttTATAGAGTTAGTTGCCAAGCATGCGTGCCCAAGTTATGCCAGAAAAAGCCCTTCATGGAATCCATGGATTGGGAAGGGACAACATTACTACTACTCCTCCCCCCAAAAGGTACTTTCTCCTCAATTCATTTTTTCATTTGTTACTAAAATGTATTACCCAAATTGCACATACTTTCAGAACCTTTTTAATCCAATATTTTGCATGGAAAAACAATGCCATATTGAAAAGAAATCAATTATATTCGTTGTTATTAAATtactttttatataaataaagtAGAGAATAAGCGATATTAACTtaggaattttaatgaaaagctccggtactgttcactttaatgaaaaaccaatgtttacactaaaaagtcaattttgatactattcattttaccctttattttgttcttatcgttaaaactcaaagttttcaaacttttttcattagttttccttatgaACTTCTACTGTCAATTTCTCAGGTTGGATGGAAAAGTTGCTATAGTGACAGGTGGTGCTAGAGGCATTGGAGAAGCAACAGTGAGGCTTTTTGCAAGGCATGGCGCCAAAGCAGTCATTGCTGACGTGGAGGATGCAGTTGGCACAGCCCTAGCAAATTCCCTGGGCCCTTCAGTTACCTTTGTTCACTGTGATGTTAGCTTGGAAGAAGACATGGAAAACCTAATTGAATCAACAATTTCCCGTTACGGGCAACTGGACATTATGTTCAACAATGCCGGGGTCCTCGGAAACCAGTCGAAACACAAGAGCATCATGAACTTTGATGTCGATGAATTTGACCGCGTAATGCGGGTGAATGTTAGAGGAGCTGCATTGGGGATGAAGCACGCTGCAAGAGTGATGGTTGCTAGAGGAATCGGAGGGTGCATAATTTCAACTGCAAGTGTAGCCGGAGTAGCAGGCGGCCTGGGGCCACATGCTTACACAGCTTCAAAACATGCCATTGTAGGGCTCACAAAGAACACAGCTTGTGAGCTGGGAAGGTACGGAATTAGGGTAAACTGCATTTCTCCGTTTGGGGTTGCCACGTCAATGCTGGTCAACGCTTGGAGGATGAGTAGCGATggtgatgatgaagatgaagaggaaTGTACGGATTTGGGGATGCCTTGTGAGCAAGAAGTGGAGAAAATGGAAGAGTTTGTGAGAGGGCTTGCCAATTTAAAAGGTCAAACTTTGAGGACAAAAGACATAGCTGAGGCTGCTCTTTATCTTGCTAGTGATGAATCCAAGTACGTTAGTGGCCATAACTTGGTTGTGGATGGTGGAATTACCACTTCAAGAAATTGTGTTGGCTTGTAgccttttttcatttttgtttttttttttttcatttcatggTGTGATTTTGTATATTCATAGACTAGGAAAAGGTTTGCCGTACGTGTTTGGGTTTGTAGTTTGgttcattttttatttctacATTCATCCGAAGTTGAGTGTAACATTTTTTGTGACCAATTTGGTGGCTTAATTGATACTCAATCTCTTAATTTAGCAAACTATATTCCAATTACATcgtctttttcatttttcttttaggtTGGAATGAGTTTATAAATAACTGAAACATAATGTCAAGTTGACTATATATAATGTAAGTTGACTATAGTAAGTGATGAACAATAAATTTTATACATCATGTTTGCACATGTATCTTGATAATAActctttaattgttaaatttatgaaatcatattttatatttgtttgattaGGTCATATCAAAAGCATAGCATTATAACTTTTTTGAAGCAGGAATTCTTCAAACTAAAGCTCAACCAAAAAGAATTAACTATCATAAACCCTACGTCCCCTATGGAAAAGGGTTCGCTAATGCGATAAGCACTGCTACAGCCATCCACTAGCATTACTTTTTTGGATTTGAATGTATGAAGAATATGGGGGATAAAGGGGACGGGAGATGTGCATATTTGTGTATCAAAGCTGTCATGGCCATGGTGTTGACATCTAAATAAGAGCTGCACATTTGACTCGTGAAtgaatcaaaattcaaacaaagCCATTGATTCTTGATGAAGAGCAATAGTAGGGAAAAAAAGACACCAATGGAAGACCGGAAAGTTTGACAAAGTACAAGAAAACTGTGTTCACTAAAAATGCTTAGCCCAAAGTTCGAGATCAAATGTTTGTTTAAGAAAATTTTGTCCCCCACAGTTTATATCAATCTATTTTCCGTACAAAAACTTTCATACATTTGTTACCTGAAACACgtatatttattatattaaatgagtagaaatttttttatacacTTGTTACATGAGATGAACATGTCTTATGTAATTATTGTAACATCCCGTAGCGTCttggggagtggatcatgtaagtcttatatgtatatttcaaTCTCTTcctagcatgaggcattttgggaattcactagctttgggttccatcggaactccgaagttaagcgagttcgcacgagagcaatcccatgatgggtgactcattggaaagttctcgtgtgaattcccagaaacaaaaccgtgagggtgtggtctgggcccaaagcggataatattgtactacggcggagtcgagccagAGATGTGGTGGGACccggccgagatgtgacaattatACTATATGAGTGGCACATGATCGAGAATGTGAAACGTTTTTGATATATTTAAATtggtaaataaaatattttcataTCTCTACTGACAAGGC is part of the Malus domestica chromosome 12, GDT2T_hap1 genome and encodes:
- the LOC103451221 gene encoding short-chain dehydrogenase reductase 2a-like; translation: MRAQVMPEKALHGIHGLGRDNITTTPPPKRLDGKVAIVTGGARGIGEATVRLFARHGAKAVIADVEDAVGTALANSLGPSVTFVHCDVSLEEDMENLIESTISRYGQLDIMFNNAGVLGNQSKHKSIMNFDVDEFDRVMRVNVRGAALGMKHAARVMVARGIGGCIISTASVAGVAGGLGPHAYTASKHAIVGLTKNTACELGRYGIRVNCISPFGVATSMLVNAWRMSSDGDDEDEEECTDLGMPCEQEVEKMEEFVRGLANLKGQTLRTKDIAEAALYLASDESKYVSGHNLVVDGGITTSRNCVGL